In the Solanum pennellii chromosome 5, SPENNV200 genome, one interval contains:
- the LOC107020867 gene encoding LIM domain-containing protein WLIM2b-like, with protein sequence MSFTGTQQKCKACEKTVYPVELLSADGISYHKSCFKCTHCKGTLKLSSYSSMEGVLYCKPHFEQLYKESGNFNKNFQSPVKSAEKLTPMLTKSPSKAAGMFSGTQEKCATCGKTAYPLEKVTVENQSYHKSCFKCSHGGCSLNPSNYAALDGILYCKPHFSQLFKEKGSYNHLIKSASMKRPAATVPDS encoded by the exons ATGTCGTTTACAGGGACTCAACAGAAATGTAAGGCTTGTGAAAAAACTGTTTACCCAGTTGAGCTTTTGTCAGCTGATGGGATTAGTTATCACAAATCTTGTTTCAAGTGTACTCATTGTAAAGGAACTCTCAAG TTGAGCAGTTACTCctcaatggaaggtgttctgtATTGCAAGCCTCATTTTGAGCAGCTCTATAAGGAGTCTGGCAACTTCAACAAGAACTTTCAATCCC CTGTGAAGTCAGCTGAGAAGTTAACTCCAATGCTG ACAAAATCTCCTAGCAAAGCTGCCGGCATGTTTTCTGGGACACAGGAAAAATGTGCCACCTGTGGTAAAACGGCTTATCCACTCGAGaag GTGACAGTGGAGAACCAAAGTTATCACAAGTCGTGTTTCAAGTGTTCTCATGGTGGGTGCTCTTTAAATCCTTCGAATTATGCTGCTCTAGATGGGATTTTGTACTGCAAACCTCATTTTTCACAGCTTTTCAAGGAGAAAGGCAGCTACAATCATTTAATCAAGTCTGCTTCAATGAAGCGTCCAGCAGCAACTGTTCCAGATTCTTAA